CTATTTACTGCTTATGGACTGCATATTCCAAGAAGTCATTTAAGATGTTGAGAACTTTGCCAATATGATGGATTTGCTATCATTTTACTGAAAACCCCCAAAGTAAACTTATTAGATTACTGACTGAGACCACAGAAATGTTCCCGGTTTCTGCCCACTATTGCCAAGTAGCAATTGTAAGGTCCTTGACTTCATCTCAGATAGTTTCCATAGGAACTGTTTGAAACTCTACAAATACAACTGAAGATGGTCTGAGGTGGTAATCTGGCATCAAACCCCTGGTTTGATCATCATTTTGCCTGATGGCAAAGTCTCTAGTTTCTATTCAGGTGAGACTAGCTGGAGCTAAATAAAACTCCAGAATGATAAGCATATATGCCATAAGACAGACACAGGATTTTCATTTGATTCCTGAATAGGAACTGGAGGTACCTGTGtgagagaggagaaggaaggactAGAGATTCTGGGTAAACCTGAAACACCAGTTAGACTAACCTTCATGACTACAGCTGTGAAGCAAGAGCCTAACTACTACAGCAGAATAACTTGTTCCAGTGAACATTGTTAAGACATGTAGCTTGGTGAGGGTGAAATAAAAAGGTTCAACTGCAAACCCAAGCTTGTATCATCACGTCACACTAGTTACCTGAAGCCAACCAGAAGCAACTGAGGAACTTACATCCAGGACTGGATACAGTCGgtattattcttatttattttctctatggGGTAAAAGAAGTGGTATAGTGTCACCAGTGACACTGGGCACTAGGAGGTGAAAATCCTCAGGGAGGAACATAGAGTGGCATTTGACCGGCCAGGGCTCTAACAGAAttagggaggagagagagaaaaaaaattatgatgaGATATATTTAAGCAGTGATTCAAGACTCAAGATTCAAGATGTTTATGGTATACGGAACATAAAGACAAGGttgcaaaatgaaaagagaataaGAAGGCTTTGGAGTGAAGTGTGAGCTTAAGGAGACAAGTGCAGCAATGCCTTGTGCTTTGCAGGGCTAGTGGGAGAAAGAAGTTGAGATTTAGAGAAATTCTTGAGATAAATGGTTGGACCAAGCAGGAGAGAGCTTGAGAGTGTCTTgtgtcaaaacagaaataaattaggatcagaaggaaaaagggtaGGATATCTTGCCTTGAATGGAAGTAAAAGAATGAGAGGGGAGGAAATACTGAAGGAATAATTGCCCAAAGGCTGTACTTGGTAAGGTCCCATTAAGCAGTGGACAAGGAACGGCCAGACATCACAGGGTCAGCATGGGTATGATAAACATGCTGAACTGTGTCTACAgaagatacagatttttttagtGAGACTGGGATATACGGCACTATTCAACAGCAGTTGTACACCTCCagcattttcataaaatgttCTTATAGTAGAGAGAAATGGGGGATAATCTTGAGTGGGACTGAGCAAAGAATCTCTGGTTCttctacattattttaaatacctggAAAGATTCAAGCAGGCAGAAACAGCCAGTTTCATTGCTGCTATTTTTCCCACAACTGGTAGCTCAAAGTCTGGATGCTCAtagtatttgatttttttttttaattttggcaaTATCAGTTGATTCAAGGCAACTATTATCACTATCTGTTCTGGAGCATAAGGAGTTGATCAACTCATTTAAATAGAAAGAGTTTGTAGCAACTAGTGATGATCTCCAAGTACTGAGGAAAGCAAATCAGCCTGGGTAGATGAATATGTTATGCAACGTAAAGACTTTCTGAATCCTTGGCACACATGAAAGCCTTGTAATACAGGTTTTCTGAAAGAAGTCAAGCATGCTTCCTACCAGCTGAGAGGAAAAATGCCTTAACCAAGCATGTTCAAAGTGCTCCTTGGAATAACTGTAGTTTGCATGTAGGTATACTGCCTAACTACTTGTTGGACAAGAATCAGGAGACCTCTGAGAGTATGTGTAAATCATTAACAAAGCGAGATTATACATTTGTTATTGCCACAGACTTCCCTGAGGCAGGCATGTAGTAAACGTCCCACAGACCTGAAGCAAAGCTCCCACAATTAGTAGAACAACTCCAATAGATTTGAACGCCAACTGCAGATTAGTAGGTGGTGAAGGAGCAAATTTCAGTTTATAAAAAGAATTCAAGAAGCATGTCACTGAAAATATATGATTACATGACAGGTCAGCACAATTTGTGCATCTATGCATGGATCTGTGTCTATAAATGTGCAAGCTTTTCTAAAACTTTGGAAAGAGAGGGCTAAAACCTTTTGAGAAGTCAACAAGGTCTTGACTTTTAAAGTCACAGTAGACTTTTCATCCTTTACTGGGAAGATTACTGACTCAGGTTTTAATTATGCTCATAGGACTTAGTCCAACATACAGTACCACTGACTACAAGTTTTTGGTactctggaattaaaaaaaaaattaataaagataaCCTAAGGCAGTAACTTCAGTTCCTTCATATGCTACTCAGAGGATGAGAGCGAGCTATCAAATGATCAGAGATCAGCCTCATCAGGCAGGACTCCTTTCAACCTCcatccctctgctgctgccacagaCAATTTCTGGCTACTTCACCATCACGCCATGTCTCCTGCAGACAGAAAATCCCCTCTGTTGCCACAACAAAAGGCAGAATTCAGGGTGGCTTATTCTGGACTTTTTGCCCCTACATGTCCAAGGCAAATCTTTACAGGATAAACAGTTGTCTGCAATGGATGGATTAATTGGTTAATGGAAATGAAATTCCTTTCTCAACCCACCcctaaaacacatttcttaacCCACTGCCAATGGCAACAGAAGCACCAGTTGGGTATATTCTTTATTCCccccacacatacacacaagcaCTCACACATGCCCTGCAACCTCTGCACAGACTGCAGGCTCCCCTCTCACTGAAGGTCTCGCTGGTTGGCCTTGTGTCCTCCATACTCATCCCCTAAGCCTCTGCTTTTAAGGTGCTCTCACATCACTGTGGGGGTATTAGTCTGCCTCTAAAAGTAGAGGGAgcaggagaaggacttgggattGTGGCACTCCGATTTggggaatgaaggaaaaaaagttataaaaatgaagacatttttaattatcAGCTATCTGTATATTAGTAAATACAACAGAGGAGCTACTGCTTCATTACTACAtgcaatatttaattattaGTATGCTACCTGGAAGAAGTTTGGCCTGTGCCAGTTAGCACTTTTCTAGACAGTTCCTGGCTCCCATTTGAAGCAGGAGTGTGGTCAAAATACCTTCTGAAGCCACCATTTCTATGGATGTTTTTGGAGATAGAGTGTGCCAAAATCATATTCAATGGGCAGCTGATATGTAGCCACcccattttaaagtaaaaggcACCTCCCACATGGAGGATTGCACAGATGTAACCACTGAGGCAACTAAAACACAGATATTGTAAAGtgcaaaaaaatcagtttcagtTCTTGACTGCGGGCAAGCACTACTGAACCAGTATAAAAAGGCTCTTAGCTACAAGGGGCAGATCAACCAGACTGCAGACAAGGTCTCTGCCTGGAGGtgctctttgcttttccagccGTGGCAGTCTGAAGATGTTGAGAAGGTCTTCCAAAATCGAGAAAGTGCAGATAGTCAGGAAATCTAGCTTTGGACAGGGCATGCTGTAGCATCCAACCAGAATGGCTGTAAAAGGGAGAACTGAATATGACATACTATGGAAGGTGAGCTGCACTGCAGGAAGAactattttgaaatacttgaaGTGATCATAATTACCATAATGAGGCACCTATTAAACAGTTGTCACTAAGTATGGTTGTCCTATCAGTAGATTCAGAAAGTAACACTAAACCATTACATCATGGCTATGGCTGgtagtaattaaaaaatcagattttactTGAGGAGGCaagaaaggcagcaaagagaaggaaaatcccCAAGAAAGACAGCAGCCTATCTGTGATCTTGTTTTTTACAGTACGATCACAGTTCCTTATATGTAAGTAAAAAAATTTCCTGCCTCAAGGTGTTACCATTTAAAGGAATTCTTTAAAGACAGCtatgggaaaaataatattggGGGAGCTAAAACACATGCCCTTGGTGCATCAGCCCCATCATGTTACTTGGGACAGCAATTTCTTCCAACAGTAGCTCACCCAGCTTTTGCTTGTTCAGCTTTCTCATCCTTTTTATGTCATCCAGGACAGGTCTGGCATCTGTTAGGGAACAGAGGTCATTAAATGAATACCTACCACCAGCTAGGAAGCAATTCTCAAGTGACAGCTCCTCCTATTCTTCTGCTTGGTACCTCTCAGGCCCTATAgccctttttccccttcagagTTAGTAAGTGGCTCTGACCATATCCCAAATTTTTGCAAACAGCTTACTCTCGCTTTTGTGCAAAGATTAATCTTTCTGTCTACAAGACCAACTTGCTAGCCCATGTCATTAGGATCTCTGTCACTTAACAAAGAGTGAGTTTTTTGCACGAAATGAGTATTTTGAGATTTCTGACCCTGCATTTACTGCTGAGGCTGGGCCTCCCGGGCAGAGATGAGGTTACTGGTAGTGAAGTGGCTGGTGTGCTTTGGTGTGTGACTCACCACAGTGGCACACAGGTAATGTCAGGGTATGTGGGCAAGGCTTCAGCCAAACCCTGGTGTCTCTTGGGGCTGTCTGTGGAGGAGCTCGGAGGGAAGGTGTAATGCCTCACACCCAGCACGTCAAAAGCAGACACAAGCAGGAGATTTTGTTTCCAGACGTTTCCCATAAACAGCTGAGGCAGCCTGCCCGTATCCAAACTACTGAGGTGGCATATGAACAGAACTTATTTTTCACAGAGCTTGGTGGGAGTGTGTCCGTCAGGGACACGGTTATCATGTTAGCAATTAGAAGCACATGCACAAATTGCCTCCTGCCCAGTTAGCCGGCTACTGTGGCAGGACCCAGTTTTCCAGAAGGAATGGTGGCACTTCCCTCTCCCTGTCTGGAAACTGAGCACCTGTCAGACTTCCAGGACTGACTTCCCAGCTCAGGTCTCTCACCACAAGCAGACCCATCTTAGGATTTTGGCTGTTCCAGGCCAATCTTTGTGTAAGAGAAGTtgtggcttgcttttttttgtcactgttttTTGGAACCACGTGGTCCATGATGGGACTGAGCTTTTCCCTGGCAAAACCCGCAGGCAGTGCCAGTCACGCCTGTTGGAGCCAAGTGAACTCCCAGGCATGGAACTGCAGCCGAGCCCAGCCGGGTTTCAGCCGACATCCCCAGGGGATGCTCACAAGGTCCAGCCGGGCTGAGTCACTGGGATGACAGCATCAATTTCCACAAGTATGGAGAGAATCATGTAGCAGAACTTCATGACATccatttaataatttaatgtCTTTAACGAAATTGGAAAATTACAGGTAAAGGTACTAGCTACGGCATCACTGctacttctttttattattattattgttgaaCAGGTACGTGTTAAATATTATTCACTTTCCAGGGGCGGTGATGAGCCTGCTGTCAGGTGAAGAAAACCACCTTGTAAACAAGGCTCCCTTCTAGCCGGGCGTAGGGCGCgaaccccccccccgccctgccccagTGGTGCAGCCGCGCCCCCCCTCTCCGGGGCGCCCTGTGGTTCGTGCCGACGGCCCGGCGCGCAGGGGGTGGTGGCGGCGTGTGGCGCATGCGCAGAGGACGTACGGCGCCTGCCCGGCTGAGGGCGGGGGCTGAGGGGAAGGCGGCTTCCCGGGTACCATCGGGTCGGGTCGGGCTGGGCCGGACTGGGAGGTCCCGGGAGGCCGGTGAGGCGGCTCGGTGCCCGGGGCAGTCCCGGAGCCGTCCCGGAGCCGTCCCGGAGCCGTCCCGGAGCCAGGAAGGACCGGCCCACCATTGCGGGCAGCGCTGTTGGTGAGGAGCGGGGGGTGTGAGCGGGGTGTGTGGCCTGGGCCCAGGCCCCGGCTCTGCGTGAGGGGCtcggtggggtggggtgggggttgctgctgccgccgccgggtttggggggcgggagggagctGCGGGGgccctgctgcagtcagggCTTGCCGCAGCGGGTCGCGCTGTTCAGGGCCTGTTCGTGCCATCGAGTTAGTGTGTTTCACCCCCTTTTTCTGCCGGGAGATGTGGGCAGCGTGGGGCTGCTGGGACCCCACCTTCTCCTCCGTCTTTTGGGGCTGTGGGGCCTTGGGCTGGGGCCTGAAGCTcgccctcccccctcccctccggTGTCCCCCCCCGGTGTCCCCCCCAGGTGCCCCTTGGAGGGGGGCACCTGCGGGCAGAGGCCAGGGTGAGCAGGTCCCTACGGGGTCTGGGTTGCGGTGGTGGCATTGGCCGCAGGTGGAGTGAGGCGGGAGCATCTCGCCAGGGGCTCAGCCCTCGGTAGTCCTTGTGACTTGTTCAGCTAGCTCCCACCGAACTCCCAAACACGGTGCGGTGCTGAGCATTTACAGGCTGTGGTGGGTCTAGTGGTTGTGCTGGTATCGCCTAAATCGTTCATAAAATGAGCTGgtattcaaatatttcagtatttcctggCTTTTCCCTCCCCACAGATCTTTGTTTTTGAGCTATGGTGTGTTCGGGAAGTTTCAGCTAACTTGAGGCACTTAGTACTGGGCTGCTCAGTTAATTACACTAATGTTGTTAATAATACTTATTAATGTTGTTTGTCTGCATTCCATATTCTTCTTGCATTTTTGGAATACGTTTTCTGTTGTAaagtttaaaattcagaaacCGATTGCAAAGTCTTGGTTTGAAATATGATCCTGAAAGCCCTTTTCTGTGTGAGTGGTCCTGGATTAAGTTTTTTGTAGTTTTATGTCCCGGATTTGTATTTGAGGTTCTGAGTTGTACCCAAAGCTGTAGGAAGTGGTAGAAAAATCAGTGAGGGAAAAGCAGGGGAGTAGAATAATGGGGTAGGAGAATAACTGCGCACTGTTGAAATACAAGTTGCATAAGTAAGAAACCAGGGTTtgcttcctgtattttcttttcctatttcttgCCTTCCTACTTCGCCCtcttcagcttttgtttcagtGCATTACTTAGTACTAGTACAGAGTTTGCAGGCcagttaattttaaacatatCGCTTAACTCTGTCTGTCTACCTGTCTTTGAGATGACTGTGCCTGACGGCAACAGGACCAAAGTCATAACTGCAGTGGAATTGAGTTCTCGATGTTTTAGCAGCTACAGATATGGATGActtaaaaattaacttaatttttttctccttgttccaGATGGAAACGAAGAGTTCATGGTTTCTGGTTTGTGTAATAGCAGAGGCTGAATAGGCataaaggaggctgtagtgcAGGCGAGAAGTGTCAAGCCCCTTGCCAGCCTTTGCTCTGTAAAAAAGAAGACATGAATCCTACAAATGATGAGCCAGCATTCGGGACCATTTTTGACTGGGACTATCTCTTATGGGAAGTTCGTTTGACATTTTtagctgttggttttttcatcTACCTTGGAGTATTTCTTCTGTCTCACTGGTTGTCTTCATGGAAGAGTACCACTTACCGTGCCTTGCATGGAAAGGAGAAGGTGTTTTGGAATATGACGGTCACACGTGGTATATTTGGACTTCAGAGTTGTGTTGCTGGGTTATGGGCTTTGCTCATAGATCCTGTTTTTCATGCTGACAAAGTGTATTCACAGCAAAAGTGGAGTTGGTTTAACTGCTTAATAGCTGCTGGATTTTTCTTGCTTGAAAATGCAGCTGTTCACATCTCCAACATTATTTTTAGAACATTTGATGTGTTCTTGGTAGCTCATCACTTGCTTGCTTTTGGTGGCTTGGCTGGTCTAGTAATTAATGTGAAATCTGGACATTATCTGCCTTTGATGGGAATATTGCTGGAGATGACTACTCCTTCGTCATGCATTTCCTGGATACTTCTAAAGGTAAGAACGTGATTATCTTCAAATTATGTTTGTGACGGTTTTTGTGCATCTCACTTGTCCATCGGTAATATGTGTGTGCTTTGTCTAGATAGCTTTTCAGCAAAACTCTGTTCATTTAACTGATACCTGTGTTATTCTGATACCTGCTTTTGTCGTGATGATATTTCTGTAGTCCTCCATATAGGTTTCTGTGTGATGCTGTGTGGATGTGGGTGATGAGATGGTATAGATTCATTCTGAGTTTGGGATGCCATGTGCATGTGGAGTATCATAGCtctacatggaaaaaaatgcctgagACCGTGTTTATGTAAAAGCTGGATACTTATTAGTTCTACAGATTCCTTAGTTCCTTTTCTTGAAGTAACAATCTCACTTCTGCATtactttctgttcttgtttttctaGGCTGGCTGGGCTAATACCTTTTTCTGGAAGGCAAATCAGTGGGTGATGATCCACCTGTTTCACTGCCGCATAATTCTTACTTACCACATGTGGTGGGTGTGTATTTTCAATTGGAATTCTGTGATGGAAAATCTGggatttattcattttattgttttattctcGGGATTATTTGCTGTTACACTAATACTTAACCCATACTGGACGTACAAAAAAACTCGGCAACTTCTCAGCCCAACTGACTGgaactttgaaaataaagcagtggaaaatggaaaatcaaaTGGTAAAACACATCAAAAGAAGAGGATATAACGCTGAAACAGCTGTTCCCTAGtaggaaagcagaagagcacAATGTGAAGTAGTTCTTTACCCATGAACTAGAAGCTTTTGCAAGAAGCTCGTCAACACAATGATTCCTTGCTGGTAGTATTCTGTATGcatcagaattatttaaaagcattgttTGTGTTTCATATGTGCGTACACATAAGATCTTCAACCTCTTAGTTACAAATTATGCCAACAATTTTGTCCGGTTGGACAATACTTCATGATTTTTTAGTGACATGCTCTCTAATGGTGTCCTTTGTCCTAATGCTTCAGAGTGGCTTTACAGTTAATTTGTCTACTAAGCTCAGCTTGAATGAAGTTTAGCTTGAATCCTATTTCATGCATGTCAGAGATACTGATACTAGAAACTATGTTGTTTATTAAGATCGATTATGACCCAAGTTAGGTATGAATGGGTACCTAGTTCTTGTGTGCCATTAAATCATTCCAAGTGGCTGAACTGTTCAGTGGTAGAATGCAGTCATGgctgggtttggggggtttttttggttgggtcttctatcttttttttgttgttgttgttcttttaagTGCacttgaggaggaggaagatatTTGTTTAAGTGTTCGCTGTCAAAGTGAGTTGTAGTTTCCAGGTTGCCCTCAGTATGGGAGCAGTTCATGTCCACCACAAACATGCATGTGGGGATGCAGTCATTCGTTATACCGGTGGTCTAGCTAGGTAATCACAGTGGTCCCTTCTGGACTTCAAATCCATGACATGCAAGAGGCAACAACAGAACGTTTGACTCTGTTTCATCCTTGAAAAGATTGCTGGttggtaaaattattttctatgtaGGTCCCACATGACTGGTCATGCAGCTATTTTCATTAGTGCTCCTGTTATTGTTCCTCTTATTTTCGGAAATGCTCTTAGTTACAGAGGGTTTTAGAATCTGAGTTGACTCCTCTGTGGAGGAAAGCCTGCATCACCACCTTCAATTCAGTTGtcctaatatttttatttgattttgtgTGTTCTTCAAAGTGATGCTAACAGTCCTTTGCACTTCATCTGCTGCATCACTAAATCTTTCCTTGACCTAAGGAATAGGGTTGCTTTTTAGATAGGATCTTGGCAAATTGTGGTGGAT
This Phalacrocorax aristotelis chromosome 3, bGulAri2.1, whole genome shotgun sequence DNA region includes the following protein-coding sequences:
- the CLN8 gene encoding protein CLN8, with translation MNPTNDEPAFGTIFDWDYLLWEVRLTFLAVGFFIYLGVFLLSHWLSSWKSTTYRALHGKEKVFWNMTVTRGIFGLQSCVAGLWALLIDPVFHADKVYSQQKWSWFNCLIAAGFFLLENAAVHISNIIFRTFDVFLVAHHLLAFGGLAGLVINVKSGHYLPLMGILLEMTTPSSCISWILLKAGWANTFFWKANQWVMIHLFHCRIILTYHMWWVCIFNWNSVMENLGFIHFIVLFSGLFAVTLILNPYWTYKKTRQLLSPTDWNFENKAVENGKSNGKTHQKKRI